In the Octopus bimaculoides isolate UCB-OBI-ISO-001 unplaced genomic scaffold, ASM119413v2 Scaffold_60893, whole genome shotgun sequence genome, TATTTTATTGACTTGATATATTCTTACCAATTCCAGGTGTGGTTGGTGGAGCATTGTATAACCAAACAGGTGGAGGAAGTAATCTCTTATGTCTACCAAACGATCCTATTTGGGCCAATTATACAACAGAAGCTGAAAAAGGTGGTTACATATATGGCAGTGAATATCAACTAAATTTTTACAAAACTAACAAACTCTTTTCTTTTGCTAACGCTAAATCAGTTCAAAATCACAACGTTCCATGCGCTGTCTGTTTGACGCGACAGCCTGCTGTTGTTATGATGTTACCAGCCAGGACAGAGTGTTATCCTGGTTGGTCAACTGAGTATTCA is a window encoding:
- the LOC106867109 gene encoding uncharacterized protein LOC106867109; amino-acid sequence: LDIFLPIPGVVGGALYNQTGGGSNLLCLPNDPIWANYTTEAEKGGYIYGSEYQLNFYKTNKLFSFANAKSVQNHNVPCAVCLTRQPAVVMMLPARTECYPGWSTEYSGYLMTEYYDHKGRHEYVCVDHAPEADPAGYRNENG